Proteins from a genomic interval of Caldicellulosiruptor diazotrophicus:
- a CDS encoding flagellin N-terminal helical domain-containing protein — MRINNNIQALNTYNRLTINNDMLSKSLEKLSSGMRINRAGDDAAGLAISEKMRGQIRGLNQAIRNAQDAISLIQTAEGALNETHSILQRMRELAVQAANDTNTDDDRNALQAEVDQLKAEIDRIASTTQFNTKTLLNGGLVASTGLVFHIGANINQNITLTIRAVNTSSLQITSLSVAAQTSANKAISTIDNAIKYVSEVRAKFGAYQNRLEHTINNLGVASENLTAAESRIRDVDMAKEMMAFTKNNILMQAATAMLAQANQLPQAVLQLLR, encoded by the coding sequence ATGCGTATTAATAATAACATTCAAGCGCTTAATACTTACAACAGATTGACAATTAACAATGACATGCTTTCAAAATCACTGGAAAAACTTTCATCTGGTATGAGAATCAACAGAGCGGGCGATGATGCAGCAGGTTTGGCAATTTCAGAAAAGATGAGAGGACAGATCAGAGGTTTGAACCAAGCTATTAGAAATGCTCAAGATGCTATTTCATTAATTCAAACAGCTGAAGGTGCTTTAAATGAGACACATTCGATCTTGCAAAGAATGAGAGAGCTTGCTGTTCAGGCAGCAAACGACACCAATACAGATGATGACAGGAACGCTCTGCAGGCTGAAGTTGATCAGCTGAAGGCTGAGATTGACAGGATCGCAAGTACTACACAATTTAACACAAAGACCTTATTAAACGGAGGGTTGGTAGCAAGTACTGGATTAGTATTCCACATTGGAGCTAATATCAACCAGAATATTACTTTAACGATTCGTGCTGTTAACACAAGCTCATTGCAAATTACTTCTTTATCGGTTGCTGCACAAACGTCTGCAAATAAGGCAATTTCTACAATTGACAATGCGATAAAATATGTTTCTGAAGTAAGAGCAAAATTTGGTGCATATCAGAACAGACTTGAACATACAATAAATAACTTAGGTGTTGCTTCTGAAAATCTCACTGCTGCAGAAAGCAGAATCAGAGACGTTGATATGGCAAAAGAAATGATGGCATTTACAAAAAACAACATTTTGATGCAGGCAGCAACAGCAATGCTCGCTCAGGCAAATCAGCTTCCACAAGCTGTTTTACAGTTGTTGAGGTAA
- a CDS encoding methyltransferase domain-containing protein, whose amino-acid sequence MNENIESKVERIKKLLNELVEKGELDYALEVIDKCENVIKNDIEIISMKGIIYYAKNEIEKAEEIFKKGLLVDFTYADFYYNLGCVYELKEEYEKAAKFFARALEFATGKETIDIGKKLNNILCKISTPLNDEIKIAFFVKPGLDSFLNDIILGLMDEYFVRKITVTDFKQIDEGMQWADICWFEWCDELVIYGSRHELAREKKIICRLHRYEAFTNYIFQVEWENVDKVIFVASHILNIVNSKLGGKIREKSIIIPNGINLQKYNFRDRKKGFNIAYVGYLNYRKSPNMLLQIIGKLTQIDKRYRLFIAGEFQDEENMTYFEYLIKEMGLNDYVIFEGWQKDINTWLEDKDYILSCSIFEGHPVGIMEGMAKGIKPVIHNFVGARDIYSKEWLWNSINEAVSMIIEEKYNSIEYRRFVENNYGYDKQLNEIIKVISEVNVVGVPSFIANKLQNSIKTTDEEIKKYYNNFSSYLKRDRERENPRHLYIKNRLKELIKPYYSVLDCGCGIGIISEYIKNMGVKEIIGIDISHENINYACETIKDVIFLEGDIVEINLNKKFDVILMIDVLEHIPLEKYPQLFCNLKRHLKESGYVYMSIPTFEYNEFIRTYRPELLQIIDNSISMEMMVELCKYAKLKILFYNTYGIDVPFQYNEYIIISEPQYEQLWSNLIPQF is encoded by the coding sequence GTGAATGAAAACATTGAGAGTAAAGTTGAGAGAATAAAAAAGCTTCTTAATGAACTTGTTGAAAAAGGAGAATTAGATTATGCGTTAGAAGTGATTGACAAATGCGAAAATGTTATTAAAAATGATATAGAGATTATTTCAATGAAAGGGATAATATACTACGCTAAAAATGAGATTGAAAAAGCAGAAGAGATTTTCAAAAAAGGTTTGCTTGTTGATTTTACATATGCAGACTTTTATTATAACTTGGGCTGTGTATACGAATTAAAAGAAGAATATGAAAAAGCGGCGAAATTCTTTGCTCGAGCTTTAGAGTTTGCTACTGGCAAGGAAACAATAGATATTGGCAAAAAGTTGAATAATATTTTGTGTAAAATTTCTACTCCTTTGAACGATGAAATCAAAATAGCTTTCTTTGTGAAACCGGGGTTGGACAGTTTTCTAAACGATATAATATTAGGCTTGATGGATGAATACTTTGTAAGAAAGATTACTGTCACTGATTTTAAACAAATCGACGAAGGCATGCAATGGGCTGATATTTGTTGGTTTGAGTGGTGCGATGAGCTTGTAATATATGGGAGTAGACATGAATTAGCAAGAGAGAAAAAGATAATATGTAGATTGCATAGGTATGAAGCATTTACAAATTATATATTTCAGGTGGAATGGGAAAATGTAGATAAGGTGATATTTGTGGCGTCTCATATATTAAATATTGTAAATTCAAAGTTAGGTGGTAAAATAAGGGAGAAAAGCATTATTATTCCTAATGGTATTAATTTACAAAAATACAATTTTAGAGACAGAAAAAAGGGCTTCAACATAGCTTATGTTGGTTATTTGAATTATAGAAAATCACCTAACATGTTACTGCAAATAATTGGTAAATTAACACAAATTGACAAAAGATATCGTTTATTTATTGCTGGAGAATTTCAAGATGAAGAAAATATGACCTATTTTGAATATTTGATAAAAGAGATGGGATTAAACGACTATGTAATTTTTGAGGGATGGCAGAAAGATATAAATACATGGTTAGAAGATAAAGATTATATTTTAAGTTGTAGTATCTTCGAAGGTCACCCGGTAGGAATAATGGAGGGAATGGCAAAAGGAATAAAGCCAGTAATTCATAATTTTGTAGGAGCAAGGGATATTTATTCTAAGGAATGGCTATGGAATAGTATAAACGAAGCTGTTAGCATGATCATAGAAGAAAAATATAATTCTATAGAATATAGAAGATTTGTTGAAAATAATTATGGTTATGACAAACAATTGAATGAGATAATAAAAGTTATTAGTGAAGTGAATGTTGTTGGCGTACCTTCATTTATCGCAAATAAACTTCAAAATAGTATTAAAACAACAGATGAGGAGATAAAAAAATATTATAACAATTTTAGTTCATATCTCAAAAGAGATAGAGAAAGAGAAAACCCTCGACACTTATATATAAAGAATAGGTTAAAAGAATTAATAAAACCTTATTATTCTGTCTTAGATTGCGGGTGCGGGATTGGTATAATAAGTGAATATATTAAGAATATGGGAGTCAAAGAAATAATAGGTATTGATATTTCACATGAAAATATCAATTATGCGTGTGAAACAATAAAAGATGTGATTTTTTTGGAGGGTGATATTGTAGAAATCAATCTAAATAAAAAATTTGATGTTATTTTGATGATTGACGTGTTGGAGCATATTCCTTTGGAAAAATATCCTCAGCTTTTTTGTAATTTAAAAAGACATTTAAAAGAAAGTGGTTACGTATATATGTCAATACCTACTTTTGAATATAATGAATTTATAAGAACTTATAGACCTGAGTTACTTCAAATAATAGATAATTCAATTTCTATGGAGATGATGGTTGAACTTTGTAAATATGCCAAACTTAAGATTTTATTCTATAACACGTACGGTATAGATGTTCCTTTTCAATATAATGAATACATAATTATTAGTGAACCTCAATATGAACAATTATGGAGCAATTTAATACCACAATTTTAG
- a CDS encoding ATP-binding protein, with the protein MTITSSENVLRILYSYNPWWREGYFPQDLSKPVKRMAYYKVVNLLNHPTIRRYLILSGARRVGKTTILYQIIESLLKDKVHPKKILYVSFDHPLFKLCSFDQILNLYELNINQSEEAYVFLDEIQYASDWDRWLKVYYDTKTKWKVVATGSASPKLIEGVKESGVGRWTVISVPTLSFYEFCEILGVEERPKDLPNLDLRELLNFNDHQISELVFLLMPLQKYFNRYLLVGGFPEFAFSEDWFLIQRILREDVVDKVIKRDIPSLFNVRNLTVLEKVFLYLCFNSSSVINISTISKQIENVSVITIENYIHLLENANLIYRSLPIELGGKKILKAKPKIYISDPAIRNAVLMIDNLFTDSKELGITVETTVFKHVYNFYSEANVKIGYFRKSTDNQKEIDIVIEYPNGKSLIEVKFREDSTLLESDAIVQMCQKEKDIISAVLITKRAEDCGRVELNTKVPIIKIPAFVFMYLFGRR; encoded by the coding sequence TTGACTATTACAAGCTCAGAGAACGTATTGAGAATTTTATACTCTTATAATCCCTGGTGGAGAGAAGGATATTTTCCACAAGATTTATCTAAACCTGTAAAAAGAATGGCATACTATAAGGTGGTTAATTTGCTAAATCACCCAACTATCAGAAGGTATCTTATACTTTCAGGCGCACGTCGTGTAGGCAAAACAACCATATTATACCAAATAATAGAGTCACTTTTAAAGGATAAAGTTCATCCAAAAAAGATACTATATGTTTCGTTTGATCATCCTTTGTTTAAACTTTGTTCATTCGATCAAATTTTGAATCTTTATGAACTAAACATCAACCAATCAGAGGAAGCTTATGTATTTTTAGATGAAATTCAATACGCGAGCGATTGGGACAGATGGTTAAAAGTATATTACGATACAAAAACGAAATGGAAAGTTGTTGCAACAGGTTCTGCTTCACCAAAACTTATTGAAGGAGTAAAGGAAAGTGGTGTTGGTCGCTGGACAGTGATTTCTGTTCCAACCCTTTCTTTTTATGAATTTTGTGAAATACTTGGTGTTGAAGAAAGACCCAAGGATTTACCAAATTTAGATTTAAGAGAGCTTTTAAATTTTAATGATCATCAGATTTCTGAACTTGTCTTTTTGCTTATGCCTTTGCAAAAATATTTCAACAGGTACTTGCTGGTTGGAGGATTTCCTGAATTTGCATTTTCAGAAGACTGGTTTTTAATTCAACGAATTTTAAGAGAAGATGTTGTAGATAAAGTCATCAAAAGAGATATTCCTTCTCTATTTAATGTTAGAAACTTAACGGTATTAGAGAAAGTTTTCTTGTATTTGTGTTTCAATTCTTCAAGTGTAATAAATATTTCGACCATCAGTAAACAAATTGAAAATGTATCAGTAATTACAATAGAAAATTATATTCACTTGCTTGAAAATGCAAATTTGATTTATAGGAGCCTCCCAATCGAATTAGGGGGCAAAAAAATTTTGAAAGCAAAACCGAAAATATATATATCTGATCCAGCTATTAGAAATGCAGTTTTGATGATAGACAATCTTTTTACCGACAGCAAAGAACTTGGAATTACAGTTGAAACAACAGTTTTTAAGCATGTATATAACTTCTACAGTGAAGCAAACGTAAAGATAGGTTATTTTAGAAAATCAACTGATAATCAAAAAGAGATTGATATAGTTATTGAGTATCCGAATGGTAAGAGCCTTATTGAGGTAAAGTTTAGGGAAGATAGCACACTTCTTGAGAGTGATGCAATTGTACAGATGTGCCAAAAAGAAAAAGATATAATCTCAGCAGTGCTTATTACAAAGAGAGCAGAAGACTGTGGCAGAGTTGAGCTTAATACAAAGGTACCAATAATAAAGATTCCTGCGTTTGTGTTTATGTATTTGTTTGGGAGAAGGTAA
- the flgL gene encoding flagellar hook-associated protein FlgL — protein sequence MRITNNMMVNNFLINLNKNLSKLDDIQYKMATGKKIRYPSDDPVVTARSLRLRTDVSEIEQLQKNVDDATSWVDTTESALADINESLQRVRELAVRGANGTNTKEDMAQIAKEVAQIKQHIIQVGNTNYAGRYIFSGFKTDTAPINSDGSFSDTNGFDSTGGYPVDLSTGKNIIQFELMKTNYIGVNKSANQVFYIQGETNENKGNLFKVLDNIINALESGDATAVNSLLSDIDRHIDNVVAQRGDVGALQNRLELIKNRLSDDNVNFTTLLSNNEDVDMAEIIMQLKTAENVYRAALQTGAQVLPPTLLDFLRF from the coding sequence GTGAGAATTACAAACAATATGATGGTCAACAACTTTTTAATAAATCTAAACAAGAATCTTAGCAAGTTAGATGACATACAATATAAAATGGCAACAGGCAAGAAAATTCGCTATCCATCAGATGACCCTGTAGTTACTGCAAGGTCATTGAGACTGCGAACTGATGTATCAGAAATAGAACAGCTTCAAAAAAATGTGGATGATGCAACATCGTGGGTTGACACAACAGAAAGTGCTCTTGCGGATATCAATGAAAGCCTTCAGAGAGTTAGAGAACTTGCTGTGCGCGGTGCAAACGGAACAAACACAAAAGAGGATATGGCTCAGATTGCAAAAGAGGTTGCTCAGATAAAACAGCATATAATTCAGGTTGGAAATACAAACTATGCAGGAAGGTATATCTTCTCTGGTTTTAAAACAGACACAGCACCGATAAATTCTGACGGTTCTTTTTCAGATACAAACGGTTTTGATTCAACAGGAGGGTATCCTGTTGATTTGTCGACTGGTAAAAATATTATTCAGTTTGAGCTTATGAAAACAAACTATATTGGTGTCAATAAATCAGCAAATCAGGTTTTTTACATTCAGGGCGAAACTAATGAAAATAAAGGTAATCTCTTCAAGGTTTTGGATAATATTATAAATGCGCTTGAAAGTGGGGATGCAACTGCGGTAAACTCTCTTTTGAGCGATATTGACAGACACATAGACAACGTTGTTGCACAGCGTGGTGATGTTGGGGCGCTTCAGAACAGACTTGAGCTTATTAAAAATAGGCTCAGTGACGACAATGTGAACTTTACTACATTGCTATCAAACAACGAGGATGTTGACATGGCAGAGATTATAATGCAGCTGAAAACCGCAGAAAATGTTTACAGGGCAGCACTTCAAACAGGTGCTCAAGTTTTGCCACCAACACTTTTGGATTTTCTAAGATTTTAA
- the flgK gene encoding flagellar hook-associated protein FlgK — protein MSFYGLEIARTGIFVNRKGLEVTSHNVANASTPGYTRQVLNVKSNPPSSKVGFYSPKFQVGMGADVQSLEQIRDMFLDVQYRNEYSRQGEYEIKADNLNFIESIFNEPSDTGLSSVIDQFFSSLQELSKNPESLTVRALVRQRAQALTDAIHKMYKQLEDLQSELNDQVYDKILEINSIASQIADLNQQIFILELRGEKANDLRDQRNLLVDKLSKIIDTTAYEDKDGRFIVQIAGGEILVNHFTVYELETDKSKIMRKSGFDSNGLPTGFNSDDPLSQQNLYDVPGLFVVMWKDTGQVLNIKSGELKGLLDMRDGVGGLNEDIVVNGQPVDVPNKNSFTGIPYYLNRLNEFAQKLIEKFNELHTQGWSLNGQNTGINFFEPPVGQTFFYARYIKVSDAIMNDLNNIATTYDVNNLPGGNDLVVDMLKLRNDTSIFKEGKFEDFLKSLISNLGVDSQGAKNFAENQKVMVTQLDNRRQAVSGVSIDEEMTNLIKYQHGFQASARMINAFDEMLDVIVNRLGLVGR, from the coding sequence ATGTCGTTTTACGGGCTTGAGATTGCAAGAACAGGTATATTTGTCAACAGAAAAGGGTTAGAGGTGACATCGCACAACGTTGCTAATGCTTCAACGCCAGGGTATACAAGGCAGGTTTTAAATGTAAAGTCTAATCCGCCATCCAGTAAGGTTGGTTTTTACAGCCCAAAATTTCAAGTTGGCATGGGTGCTGATGTGCAAAGCCTTGAACAGATACGAGATATGTTTTTGGATGTTCAATATAGAAACGAATATTCACGCCAGGGAGAGTATGAAATAAAAGCTGATAATCTTAATTTTATAGAGTCTATTTTCAATGAACCCAGCGATACTGGACTTTCTTCTGTCATAGACCAATTTTTTTCAAGTTTGCAAGAGCTTTCAAAAAATCCAGAGAGTTTAACAGTTCGTGCGCTTGTTCGCCAGAGAGCTCAAGCTTTAACTGATGCAATACATAAGATGTACAAACAGCTTGAAGATTTGCAAAGCGAGCTAAATGACCAGGTATATGATAAAATTTTAGAAATAAACAGCATAGCATCACAGATTGCAGATTTGAACCAACAGATATTCATTTTAGAGCTTCGAGGCGAAAAGGCAAATGACCTTCGCGATCAGAGAAATCTTCTTGTTGACAAGCTTTCAAAGATTATTGATACAACTGCTTATGAAGATAAAGATGGCAGGTTCATTGTGCAGATAGCTGGAGGAGAGATCCTTGTAAATCACTTTACAGTCTATGAGCTTGAGACAGACAAATCAAAAATTATGAGAAAAAGTGGGTTTGACTCAAATGGTCTGCCAACAGGATTTAACTCTGACGACCCGCTATCACAGCAAAATCTTTACGATGTTCCAGGGCTTTTTGTTGTTATGTGGAAAGACACTGGGCAGGTTTTGAATATAAAGTCAGGTGAGTTAAAAGGACTTTTGGATATGAGAGATGGCGTCGGTGGGCTGAATGAAGATATAGTTGTAAATGGTCAACCAGTTGATGTTCCAAATAAAAATTCTTTTACAGGTATTCCTTATTATTTGAACAGACTTAATGAATTTGCACAAAAGCTTATTGAAAAATTCAATGAACTTCACACACAGGGCTGGTCACTAAACGGACAAAATACAGGTATAAACTTTTTCGAACCACCTGTTGGCCAGACATTTTTCTATGCAAGGTATATAAAAGTCTCTGATGCTATTATGAATGACCTTAATAACATTGCAACTACCTATGATGTAAATAATCTTCCAGGGGGAAATGACCTTGTTGTTGATATGTTGAAGCTAAGAAATGACACTTCAATTTTCAAAGAAGGAAAGTTTGAAGATTTTCTAAAATCTTTAATTTCAAACCTTGGAGTTGACTCTCAAGGTGCAAAAAACTTTGCAGAAAACCAGAAAGTTATGGTTACCCAGCTTGACAACAGACGCCAGGCAGTTTCAGGTGTTTCTATAGATGAAGAGATGACAAATTTAATTAAGTACCAGCATGGATTTCAGGCATCTGCCAGGATGATAAATGCATTTGATGAGATGTTGGATGTAATAGTAAATCGCCTTGGTCTTGTTGGAAGATAG
- the fliW gene encoding flagellar assembly protein FliW, protein MVVQKSVVQSRVFGELEVNEENIITFEEGIPAFENLKKFVIVKEEGSPFLWLQSIEDKDVAFVIINPFDIKPDYEFDIGEEVLKKLEIESERDVAVFCIVVIPEDVKQTRVNLKAPIIINVNKRKGMQYLLDDERYPLRYYLFENLNSNVQK, encoded by the coding sequence ATGGTAGTTCAAAAGTCAGTAGTCCAGTCAAGGGTATTTGGAGAGCTTGAAGTAAATGAAGAGAATATAATAACCTTTGAAGAGGGGATTCCTGCGTTTGAGAATTTAAAAAAATTTGTAATTGTCAAAGAAGAAGGCAGTCCATTTTTGTGGCTGCAGTCAATCGAAGATAAAGACGTTGCATTTGTCATCATTAATCCATTTGACATAAAACCTGACTATGAATTTGACATAGGCGAGGAAGTTTTGAAAAAGCTTGAGATAGAATCAGAAAGAGACGTTGCAGTTTTTTGTATTGTTGTAATTCCAGAAGATGTAAAGCAAACAAGAGTTAATCTCAAAGCTCCAATTATTATAAATGTGAACAAGAGAAAGGGAATGCAGTATCTTTTAGATGATGAAAGATATCCTCTAAGGTATTACCTTTTCGAAAATTTAAATTCAAACGTGCAGAAATGA
- the hepT gene encoding type VII toxin-antitoxin system HepT family RNase toxin codes for MNGREVIIDKISKIMFRMKRIERFKSITFEDFKDNNNIQDVVAYNLFLIAQNLISLCNHIIAEKQFEVPENFEDIPEILANEKVISDASSIFIKKMIDLRNAIVYEYAQLDLNVVYDILKNDLNEIKKVLKEIVDYLKI; via the coding sequence ATGAACGGAAGAGAGGTTATAATAGATAAGATAAGCAAAATAATGTTTAGAATGAAAAGAATAGAGAGATTTAAAAGTATTACTTTTGAAGATTTTAAAGATAATAATAATATTCAAGATGTAGTTGCTTACAATTTGTTTTTGATAGCTCAAAATCTAATAAGCCTGTGCAATCACATAATTGCTGAGAAACAATTTGAAGTGCCTGAGAATTTTGAAGATATTCCTGAAATTTTAGCTAACGAGAAGGTTATTTCGGATGCTTCTTCCATCTTTATAAAGAAAATGATTGATTTGAGAAATGCAATTGTTTATGAATATGCCCAATTAGATTTAAATGTTGTATATGACATCTTGAAGAATGATTTAAATGAGATTAAGAAAGTTCTAAAGGAAATTGTGGATTATTTAAAAATATGA
- the csrA gene encoding carbon storage regulator CsrA produces the protein MLVLSRKVGDQILIGDDIIIKVISIEKDSVKLGIDAPKNIKVLRYELLQEVKNENVEALQGKDRLSKIKDLKEILSDEQR, from the coding sequence ATGCTTGTTCTTTCGCGCAAAGTTGGTGACCAGATTTTAATTGGAGATGATATAATAATAAAGGTCATCAGCATAGAAAAAGATAGCGTAAAGCTTGGAATAGATGCTCCAAAAAATATAAAGGTTTTGCGATATGAGCTACTTCAAGAGGTTAAAAATGAAAATGTCGAAGCTTTGCAAGGCAAAGATAGACTTAGCAAGATTAAAGATTTAAAAGAAATTTTGTCTGATGAGCAAAGATAA
- a CDS encoding DUF6470 family protein translates to MQIARIQIHQEFVKVKLSQEHIKVRINQDRCWEEVNLGSTDYLVRSSAQRGYEQVLRYIEKTAENGNRLARIEDGGQPIIDICIEEAFPEYDYNVDVIPKSRPQIYFEGGKVYIDFEMGKVDVRV, encoded by the coding sequence ATGCAAATAGCAAGGATTCAAATTCACCAGGAGTTTGTAAAGGTAAAACTTTCTCAGGAGCATATAAAAGTTAGAATAAATCAAGACAGGTGCTGGGAAGAGGTAAACCTTGGTTCAACAGATTATCTTGTGCGAAGCTCTGCACAAAGAGGTTATGAGCAGGTTTTAAGGTATATAGAAAAGACAGCAGAAAATGGCAACAGACTTGCCAGAATTGAAGATGGTGGTCAGCCTATAATTGACATATGCATAGAAGAAGCATTTCCTGAGTATGACTATAACGTAGATGTCATCCCAAAAAGCCGCCCGCAAATTTACTTTGAAGGTGGCAAGGTGTATATAGATTTTGAGATGGGCAAGGTTGATGTGAGGGTATGA
- a CDS encoding glycosyltransferase, with translation MTWRKLSICMMVKDEEKNLKRCLESLKPILKGDEVELIVVDTGSKDRTVEIAKQYTNNIFYKPWNYNFSEMRNYTISLAKGEWIFILDADEELEDAKIILKEIEMAEKEGANAINIAVKNLVEENNKQNFVFGFSPRLFRNGFIKYEGAVHNQPIFRPPIYNSKIVIYHYGYIMNDTKLMEYKYKRTVSLLKKELEKDPLNIYYRYQLGVSYSMYGKIKEAIEEFRKVYNLLKMENSEIKKGLVVVYGLYANNLLLLGLFDKALEVAEEGLNFNDEYIDLYYIAGLSLYAMGRRQEALVYFKKYMDLFKKVDQIKLLYDARVVFYNISNSYFDNVNAMVVQYLLDINNFLEAKVHIEQFKDNKLKLQYRTLLHIKEKNFNELFDFYSSCNQEDKEKVSEFIEKYITYFKFDEDERLEIYKKFSESNDVYGKYCCIITKKEKVESAILNIFDSNVFGLLPSFYTKVLFRVAEKKEFLLETLKKIDVMVLRTKTAEALAAKFIDFEDVISLLEVIKPEKADIDILAHYIALALLVLLNFPRQSDERLYEIFLNYTENGILLMSKLYKNEEISEKYRYFLSEEEKYFALMYLIYLSLQEKRMDKSIKYLREAISTMPKLVKHLKRFSKDLLGVDV, from the coding sequence TTGACTTGGAGAAAGCTTAGTATTTGTATGATGGTAAAAGATGAAGAAAAAAATTTAAAAAGATGTTTGGAAAGTTTAAAACCGATTCTTAAAGGCGACGAAGTTGAATTGATTGTGGTTGATACAGGTTCGAAAGATAGAACTGTTGAAATTGCAAAACAATATACTAATAACATCTTCTATAAACCTTGGAATTATAATTTTTCTGAGATGAGAAATTACACGATTTCACTTGCAAAAGGTGAATGGATTTTTATTTTAGATGCTGACGAAGAGCTTGAAGACGCGAAGATAATATTAAAGGAAATAGAAATGGCTGAGAAGGAAGGTGCAAATGCAATTAATATAGCCGTAAAAAATTTAGTTGAAGAAAATAATAAACAAAACTTTGTTTTCGGTTTTTCACCAAGACTCTTTAGAAATGGTTTTATAAAATACGAAGGAGCAGTTCACAATCAGCCTATTTTTAGACCTCCTATATACAACAGTAAAATTGTTATTTACCATTATGGCTATATTATGAATGATACTAAGCTTATGGAATATAAATATAAGAGAACAGTTTCACTTCTTAAAAAAGAACTTGAGAAAGACCCATTAAATATTTATTATAGATATCAACTTGGTGTTAGTTATAGTATGTATGGGAAAATTAAGGAAGCAATAGAAGAATTTAGGAAGGTCTATAACCTTTTGAAAATGGAAAATAGTGAAATAAAAAAAGGCTTAGTTGTGGTATATGGTTTGTATGCAAATAATCTTTTATTACTTGGACTTTTCGATAAAGCCTTAGAGGTTGCGGAAGAGGGACTTAATTTTAATGATGAGTATATTGATTTGTATTACATTGCTGGGCTATCTCTTTATGCAATGGGAAGAAGACAAGAAGCATTGGTATATTTCAAAAAATACATGGACCTTTTTAAAAAGGTAGATCAGATTAAACTCCTATACGATGCAAGAGTTGTATTTTACAATATAAGTAATAGTTATTTTGATAATGTTAACGCTATGGTTGTGCAATACTTATTAGATATAAATAATTTTTTAGAAGCCAAGGTACATATAGAGCAATTTAAAGACAATAAGCTAAAACTTCAGTATAGGACTCTTTTGCATATAAAAGAAAAAAATTTTAATGAATTGTTTGATTTTTATTCTTCTTGTAACCAAGAAGACAAAGAAAAAGTTTCTGAATTTATTGAAAAATATATTACTTACTTCAAATTTGATGAGGATGAAAGGTTAGAAATATATAAGAAATTTTCGGAATCAAATGATGTCTATGGCAAATATTGCTGTATAATAACAAAAAAAGAAAAGGTAGAGTCTGCTATTTTAAATATATTTGACTCAAATGTTTTCGGATTACTACCTTCCTTTTACACAAAAGTTCTTTTTAGGGTTGCAGAAAAAAAAGAATTTTTGCTTGAGACATTAAAGAAAATTGATGTAATGGTTCTGAGGACAAAAACAGCTGAGGCATTGGCAGCAAAGTTTATTGATTTTGAAGATGTTATTAGCCTTTTAGAAGTAATAAAGCCGGAAAAAGCAGATATAGATATTTTAGCTCATTATATAGCTTTAGCATTGTTGGTATTGTTAAATTTTCCTCGCCAAAGTGATGAAAGATTATATGAGATATTCTTAAACTACACAGAAAATGGTATATTATTGATGAGCAAGCTTTATAAAAATGAAGAAATTAGTGAAAAATACAGATATTTTTTATCTGAGGAGGAGAAATATTTTGCTTTAATGTACTTGATTTACCTTTCATTACAAGAGAAGAGAATGGACAAGAGTATAAAATACTTACGAGAAGCAATATCAACAATGCCAAAATTGGTTAAACACCTTAAAAGATTCTCTAAGGACCTCTTAGGAGTGGATGTTTAG
- a CDS encoding flagellar protein FlaG, with product MVVDGIGVKTIDISNAVSRIQDSRTKPENIEVSLQNEKGINKEGVNDKFIDKNDRKEIDEDTLLKMINQANKAFEAKYTRLEFSIHKETHEIVVKVYDKETNELIREIPPEKILDIIAKLWELAGIFVDERK from the coding sequence ATGGTTGTTGATGGCATTGGAGTCAAAACCATTGATATATCGAATGCAGTATCAAGAATTCAAGACAGCAGGACAAAGCCTGAAAATATTGAAGTTAGTTTGCAGAACGAAAAAGGTATAAATAAAGAGGGGGTTAACGACAAATTTATAGACAAAAATGACAGAAAGGAAATTGATGAAGATACACTCCTAAAGATGATAAACCAGGCAAACAAAGCATTTGAAGCAAAATACACACGGCTTGAGTTTTCTATTCACAAAGAGACACATGAAATTGTTGTAAAAGTATATGACAAAGAAACAAATGAACTTATAAGAGAAATACCACCAGAAAAGATTTTAGATATCATTGCAAAGCTTTGGGAACTTGCAGGCATTTTTGTGGATGAGAGAAAATAA